The genomic stretch TTACCCTCATCCTTTTTATGATTAAGTGCAAATTAAAGTTTCTCTTCAGGAAAGTTCTTTAACTCTTCAAGGAACTTTCCTCCGCCGAGTACAACCGCTGATAATGGGTCTTCTGCAATAGAGACATGAAGTCCCGTTTCTTTGGCAAGTAACTGGTCTAATCCACGGAGTAATGCTCCACCACCAGCAAGGACAACACCGCGGTCGACAATATCAGCCGACAATTCAGGTGGAGTTCGTTCCAATGTAAAACGAACCGCTTCTACAATTTGGCTAACAGGTTCTCTAAGCGACTCACGAATTTCTTCAGAAGTAATGGTAATAATTCGTGGCAATCCTAATACCTGGTCTCTTCCTTTTACTTGCAATTCAAGTTCCTGTTTTAATGGGAAAGCAGAACCGATAGCTATTTTTATCTCTTCCGCTGTGCGTTCACCTATCATCATGTTGTACGAACGTTTCATGTGATTAATAATCGCTTGATCCATTTCGTCTCCCGCAACACGAACTGATTTTGAAAACACAATTCCACCTAAGGATATAACAGCCACTTCCGTTGTTCCGCCTCCAATATCTACAATCATGCTTCCCTGAGGTTCATGGACGGGCAAACCAGCCCCGATGGCAGCTGCCATCGGCTCTTCAATAATATATACTTTCTTGGCACCTGCCTGCATAGCACTTTCTGTAACAGCACGGCGTTCTACCGCTGTTATGCCAGAAGGGACACCGACAGCAACTCTTGGCCAGATTAGCCTTTTACGATTGTGTACTTTTTGAATAAAATACCGAAGCATTTGTTGTGTTGTCTCGAAATCTGCAATAACCCCGTCTTTCATGGGTCGTATTGCTACGATATTACCTGGAGTTCGCCCTATCATATTTTTTGCTTCATTCCCGACAGCACGAACTCGTCCTGTGTCTTTGTTGATAGCCACCACTGATGGCTCACTCAAAACAATCCCTTGTCCTTTCACATAAACAAGGGTATTGGCTGTCCCTAAATCTATAGCCATATCGTGGGAGAAAAGCCACGGTATTTGTCGAACCATCTGTAACACGCGTTTAGTCTCCTTAATGTGAATGGGTTATGTTAAAACAAAATATTCCATTGTCCCTTTGTATTAAAAAACTAATTATATCAAACATGGATTCTTTTTTGAAATTCATAAATATTTGAACTGTAACCAAATATCCTTTGCTTGGTTTACCTTATCCGTTATAATTGTTCTTATTTTACTTGAATGATTCTATGACATTACATAATTTTTATTAAAAATCACATAAATATCTGAGTGCATTAAAAAAATCTATTTAAGGAATTGTTTTATAGGGCAATTTTTGTTATTATATTATATAAAGGAAGAAAAGGATGGAGTATTTTTTCTGTCATTTTTAAGTTCTGATAGAAAGTTAATAAGATTATAAGGATTAAAAAGGCTTTTATTCTATAATGAACAGTTTCCTAAAGCAAATATCGTTATGGATTGTGTTTCTTATTATTATGGTTCTGGTTCTTTCAAACTTTTCGAAAGTGAAAGGACCGAAGAAGGAACTTCTTGAGCCCGATTTTGTTCAGCAATTAGCACAAGGAAATATTAAATCAGTAACAATCCGTGAAATAGGGAATAACCTTAAACAGGTTTATGCTGAATTGAAAAATGAAGTAGAGGGTCAAAAGAAAATACAATTTAACACAGACACATTTAAGGAAGAATGGAAAAATCAGTTAGATGAGCAAGGGGTAGTGTATAAATACGAAACCGAAAATC from Candidatus Hydrogenedens sp. encodes the following:
- a CDS encoding rod shape-determining protein, yielding MVRQIPWLFSHDMAIDLGTANTLVYVKGQGIVLSEPSVVAINKDTGRVRAVGNEAKNMIGRTPGNIVAIRPMKDGVIADFETTQQMLRYFIQKVHNRKRLIWPRVAVGVPSGITAVERRAVTESAMQAGAKKVYIIEEPMAAAIGAGLPVHEPQGSMIVDIGGGTTEVAVISLGGIVFSKSVRVAGDEMDQAIINHMKRSYNMMIGERTAEEIKIAIGSAFPLKQELELQVKGRDQVLGLPRIITITSEEIRESLREPVSQIVEAVRFTLERTPPELSADIVDRGVVLAGGGALLRGLDQLLAKETGLHVSIAEDPLSAVVLGGGKFLEELKNFPEEKL